The following is a genomic window from Thaumasiovibrio subtropicus.
GTTCAGCGTGGTTTGATCGCGCCTTTGTGACTTACAGCAATGAAGCAAAAATGGAAATGCTAGGTGTAAAGGCTGACACGCTCATTCAGTTTGGAGCAGTGAGTGAGCCTGTTGTCGAAGAGATGTCACAGGGCGCTTTGTCGCGCTCTCACGCAGATATCAGTGTCGCAATAAGCGGTATAGCGGGACCCGGTGGAGGTTCAGACGAAAAGCCGGTTGGAACGGTGTGCTTTGGTTTTGCAACCCGACAGGGTGAAAGTACAGTCACTACCTGTATATTTGCTGGTGATCGGGCACAGGTTAGGACTGAAGCGATTGAGTATGCGTTAAAAAGCCTGATTAAAATGATTTAAAATCAACATCTTGTACTATTGGTGCAGAAAATCCGCAATCACCAGTAGACACTGTATGAATAGACAGTATAATGATCAGCATTAAACAAGAACGTAGTGTGGAGAGTCGAATGGACGACAACAAACAGAAGGCACTGGCTGCGGCGCTGGGTCAAATCGAAAAGCAATTTGGTAAAGGGTCGATCATGCGTCTGGGTGATGATCGTACCATGGACATTGAAACCGTTTCTACCGGTTCGTTGTCGTTAGATATCGCACTGGGTGTTGGTGGTCTTCCATACGGCCGTATCGTTGAAATTTACGGTCCAGAATCTTCGGGTAAAACGACACTCACACTGCAAGTGATCGCCGAAGCGCAAAAACAAGGTAAAACCTGTGCATTTATCGATGCTGAGCACGCGCTTGATCCCGTCTATGCGCGCAAGCTGAATGTTGATATCGATAACCTGCTGGTCTCTCAACCAGATACTGGTGAGCAAGCACTTGAAATCGCAGATGCGTTGACACGCTCTGGTGCTGTTGACGTGATCATTGTTGACTCCGTTGCCGCATTGACGCCAAAAGCTGAGATTGAAGGCGAGATGGGTGATTCTCACATGGGTCTTCAGGCACGAATGTTGTCGCAAGCGATGCGTAAGCTGACCGGTAACATCAAAAACTCAAACACCTTGATGATCTTCATCAACCAGATCCGAATGAAGATCGGTGTCATGTTTGGTAATCCTGAAACAACAACCGGTGGTAATGCACTGAAGTTCTACGCGTCTGTGCGTCTTGATATTCGCCGTACTGGTGCCATCAAAGATGGTGACGAGGTTGTAGGTAACGAAACGCGCGTGAAAGTAGTGAAGAACAAAGTGGCAGCGCCATTTAAGCAAGCAGACTTCCAGATTCTTTATGGCCAAGGCATTAACTTACTAGGTGAGTTGGTTGACCTTGGGGTTAAGCATAAAATGGTTGAAAAAGCGGGTGCATGGTATAGCTACAATGGCGATAAGATTGGCCAAGGTAAAGCGA
Proteins encoded in this region:
- the pncC gene encoding nicotinamide-nucleotide amidase, which produces MVHKRLSQQLGKALADRGWVLATAESCTGGGVATAVTDIAGSSAWFDRAFVTYSNEAKMEMLGVKADTLIQFGAVSEPVVEEMSQGALSRSHADISVAISGIAGPGGGSDEKPVGTVCFGFATRQGESTVTTCIFAGDRAQVRTEAIEYALKSLIKMI
- the recA gene encoding recombinase RecA — encoded protein: MDDNKQKALAAALGQIEKQFGKGSIMRLGDDRTMDIETVSTGSLSLDIALGVGGLPYGRIVEIYGPESSGKTTLTLQVIAEAQKQGKTCAFIDAEHALDPVYARKLNVDIDNLLVSQPDTGEQALEIADALTRSGAVDVIIVDSVAALTPKAEIEGEMGDSHMGLQARMLSQAMRKLTGNIKNSNTLMIFINQIRMKIGVMFGNPETTTGGNALKFYASVRLDIRRTGAIKDGDEVVGNETRVKVVKNKVAAPFKQADFQILYGQGINLLGELVDLGVKHKMVEKAGAWYSYNGDKIGQGKANACKFLAENTAIAQEIDKKLRDLLLQKPELQEDADGEQADTAEDQAF